The sequence AGGCCCAAGAGGATATGAAAGTTAGAGCTCATATATTTATCAGTGGCAGGGTGCAAGGCGTGTTTTTCAGGTATAGAACCCAAGATGTTGCAATGGACCATAATGTAAAAGGTTGGGTGCGCAACCTGCCAGATGGCAGAGTAGAAGCCGTCCTCGAAGGCGA is a genomic window of Methanomassiliicoccales archaeon containing:
- a CDS encoding acylphosphatase is translated as MKVRAHIFISGRVQGVFFRYRTQDVAMDHNVKGWVRNLPDGRVEAVLEG